The following are encoded in a window of Dryobates pubescens isolate bDryPub1 chromosome 25, bDryPub1.pri, whole genome shotgun sequence genomic DNA:
- the VPS37B gene encoding vacuolar protein sorting-associated protein 37B isoform X1 codes for MALDVRRLEALSLHELSALLEDEEQLQDMAREMEEAQNVQHSKDMTLASNRSLAEGNLLYQPKLESLKSNLTEKYQELQVLFEAYQIKKTKLDRQSSNASLETLLALLQTEGAKIEEDTENMAEKFLDGEIPLDSFIDEYQSKRKLAHLRRVKIEKLQEMVLKGQRLPQAQPQAQPRAPETTPATQDPYPSDANTPPSVVPRRIPPPPPSSVPAGRFPTPFTAAMSSGPALSYPGAPYPPLPPRPGVQPASQMPQPGYPSQFVPQYPPALPQRPPRLPPHPGFILQ; via the exons ATGGCGCTGGACGTGCGGCGCCTGGAGGCGCTGAGTCTGCACGAGCTCAGCGCGCTGTTGGAAGATGAGGAGCAGCTACAGGACATGGCCCGCGAGATGGAAGAG gcCCAGAAtgttcagcacagcaaggacatgaCTCTGGCCAGCAACCGCAGCCTGGCAGAAGGCAACCTTTTGTACCAGCCCAAGTTGGAATCTTTGAAATCAAATTTGACTGAAAAATACCAAGAGCTGCAAGTTCTTTTTGAAGCATACCAGATAAAGAAGACAAAACTAG ACAGACAATCCAGTAATGCTTCACTGGAGACGCTGCTAGCGCTGCTTCAGACAGAAGGGGCTAAGATTGAGGAAGATACAGAG AATATGGCAGAAAAATTTCTCGATGGTGAAATACCACTGGATTCCTTCATCGACGAGTACCAGAGCAAGCGCAAACTGGCTCACCTGCGCCGTGTGAAGATCGAGAAGCTGCAGGAAATGGTGCTGAAGGGACAGAGACTTCCACAGGCCCAGCCGCAGGCTCAGCCCAGAGCGCCGGAGACAACACCAGCAACTCAAGATCCCTACCCTTCGGATGCAAACACTCCTCCTTCAGTGGTGCCCCGACGAATACCGCCCCCTCCACCTTCCTCAGTCCCAGCAGGACGCTTTCCTACTCCCTTTACTGCAGCCATGAGTTCAGGACCAGCTCTCTCTTATCCAGGTGCTCCGTATCCTCCTCTCCCACCTCGACCGGGAGTTCAGCCTGCGAGTCAAATGCCACAGCCAGGATACCCCTCTCAGTTTGTACCACAGTAtcctccagctcttccccaAAGACCACCTCGCCTTCCACCACATCCTGGCTTTATCCTCCAGTGA
- the VPS37B gene encoding vacuolar protein sorting-associated protein 37B isoform X2, translating to MTLASNRSLAEGNLLYQPKLESLKSNLTEKYQELQVLFEAYQIKKTKLDRQSSNASLETLLALLQTEGAKIEEDTENMAEKFLDGEIPLDSFIDEYQSKRKLAHLRRVKIEKLQEMVLKGQRLPQAQPQAQPRAPETTPATQDPYPSDANTPPSVVPRRIPPPPPSSVPAGRFPTPFTAAMSSGPALSYPGAPYPPLPPRPGVQPASQMPQPGYPSQFVPQYPPALPQRPPRLPPHPGFILQ from the exons atgaCTCTGGCCAGCAACCGCAGCCTGGCAGAAGGCAACCTTTTGTACCAGCCCAAGTTGGAATCTTTGAAATCAAATTTGACTGAAAAATACCAAGAGCTGCAAGTTCTTTTTGAAGCATACCAGATAAAGAAGACAAAACTAG ACAGACAATCCAGTAATGCTTCACTGGAGACGCTGCTAGCGCTGCTTCAGACAGAAGGGGCTAAGATTGAGGAAGATACAGAG AATATGGCAGAAAAATTTCTCGATGGTGAAATACCACTGGATTCCTTCATCGACGAGTACCAGAGCAAGCGCAAACTGGCTCACCTGCGCCGTGTGAAGATCGAGAAGCTGCAGGAAATGGTGCTGAAGGGACAGAGACTTCCACAGGCCCAGCCGCAGGCTCAGCCCAGAGCGCCGGAGACAACACCAGCAACTCAAGATCCCTACCCTTCGGATGCAAACACTCCTCCTTCAGTGGTGCCCCGACGAATACCGCCCCCTCCACCTTCCTCAGTCCCAGCAGGACGCTTTCCTACTCCCTTTACTGCAGCCATGAGTTCAGGACCAGCTCTCTCTTATCCAGGTGCTCCGTATCCTCCTCTCCCACCTCGACCGGGAGTTCAGCCTGCGAGTCAAATGCCACAGCCAGGATACCCCTCTCAGTTTGTACCACAGTAtcctccagctcttccccaAAGACCACCTCGCCTTCCACCACATCCTGGCTTTATCCTCCAGTGA